The following proteins are co-located in the bacterium genome:
- a CDS encoding ATP-binding cassette domain-containing protein — protein sequence MRDVIATGPDGRAAAVGTQPRIAVRDLTMAFGSFVLMRDLDFVVAPGDIFIIMGGSGCGKSTLLRHLIGLIEPAKGEILYDGVSFTAAPPHERERMLRRLGILYQSGALFSSMTLAENIALPLGEFTDLSPAEIREVASLKLALVGLKGFEDFFPSQISGGMQKRAGLARAMALDPDILFFDEPSAGLDPISSRLLDDLILELRDSLGATIVVVTHELASIFTIGNNSIFLDVETRTAIAHGDPKELRDHSDQPAVRRFLTRGAEEAEQTEAPPHG from the coding sequence ATGCGCGACGTCATCGCCACCGGCCCCGACGGCCGCGCCGCCGCCGTCGGCACGCAGCCGCGCATCGCGGTGCGCGATCTGACGATGGCCTTCGGCAGCTTCGTGCTGATGCGCGACCTCGACTTCGTCGTCGCCCCGGGCGACATCTTCATCATCATGGGCGGCAGCGGCTGCGGAAAGAGCACCCTGCTCCGCCATCTCATCGGCCTGATCGAGCCGGCCAAGGGCGAGATCCTGTACGACGGCGTCAGCTTCACCGCCGCGCCGCCGCACGAGCGCGAGCGGATGCTCCGCCGCCTCGGCATCCTCTACCAGAGCGGCGCGCTGTTCAGCTCGATGACGCTGGCCGAGAACATCGCCCTGCCGCTCGGCGAGTTCACCGACCTCTCGCCGGCCGAGATCCGCGAGGTGGCGTCGCTCAAGCTGGCGCTGGTCGGCCTCAAGGGGTTCGAGGATTTCTTCCCCTCGCAGATCAGCGGCGGCATGCAGAAGCGCGCCGGGCTGGCGCGCGCCATGGCGCTCGACCCCGACATCCTGTTCTTCGACGAGCCCTCGGCGGGACTGGATCCCATCAGCTCGCGCCTGCTCGACGACCTCATCCTCGAGCTGCGCGACAGCCTCGGCGCCACCATCGTCGTGGTCACGCACGAGCTGGCGAGCATCTTCACCATCGGCAACAACAGCATCTTCCTCGACGTCGAGACGCGCACCGCGATCGCGCACGGCGACCCGAAGGAGCTGCGCGACCATTCCGATCAACCCGCCGTGCGCCGCTTCCTGACGCGCGGCGCCGAAGAGGCCGAGCAGACGGAGGCGCCGCCCCATGGGTAA
- a CDS encoding ABC transporter permease → MAAAELAFERPSADQLVVRLAGPWRMTSGVPDPRDIKEALTGAAPPRRISFEAGQLGAWDSALLIFLAHLAEVAKERSIAIDRSGLPQGVQRLMALAEAVPERTGARSGGARPGFLTRLGLSAIDGAAGAREFLDFIGQLTIAGGRAIVGRARYRGGDLLLFMQQAGADALPIVTLISFLVGVIMAFVGAIQLEKFGAEIYVADLVGIAVVHEMGALMTGIIMAGRTGAAFAAQLGTMKVTQEIDALTTMGIDPMEFLVLPRALALCLMMPLLVLYADLVGIVGGAVIGGGMLGINPEVYFRRVFDAVHVTDLVGGVFKGSVYGVLVAVAGCLRGMQSGSSASAVGDAATSAVVTGIVLIVVACGLLAVVFYVLGI, encoded by the coding sequence ATGGCCGCCGCCGAGCTCGCCTTCGAGCGACCCTCCGCCGACCAACTGGTCGTCCGCCTGGCAGGGCCGTGGCGGATGACCAGCGGCGTGCCCGACCCACGGGACATCAAGGAGGCCCTCACCGGCGCCGCGCCGCCGCGGCGCATTTCCTTCGAGGCCGGGCAGCTCGGCGCCTGGGACAGCGCCCTGCTCATCTTCCTCGCCCACCTCGCCGAGGTCGCCAAGGAACGCAGCATCGCCATCGACCGCAGCGGTCTGCCGCAGGGCGTGCAGCGCCTGATGGCGCTCGCCGAGGCGGTGCCGGAGCGGACCGGCGCGCGCAGCGGCGGCGCGCGGCCGGGGTTCCTGACCCGACTCGGCCTGTCGGCGATCGACGGCGCGGCCGGAGCCAGGGAGTTCCTCGACTTCATCGGCCAGCTCACCATCGCCGGCGGCCGGGCGATCGTCGGCCGCGCCCGCTACCGCGGCGGCGACCTGCTGCTGTTCATGCAACAAGCCGGCGCCGACGCGTTGCCCATCGTCACCCTGATCAGCTTTCTGGTCGGCGTCATCATGGCCTTCGTCGGCGCCATCCAACTGGAGAAGTTCGGCGCCGAAATCTACGTCGCCGACCTGGTCGGCATCGCGGTCGTGCACGAGATGGGCGCCCTGATGACCGGCATCATCATGGCCGGACGCACCGGCGCCGCATTCGCCGCCCAGCTCGGCACCATGAAGGTGACGCAGGAGATCGACGCGCTCACCACCATGGGCATCGACCCGATGGAATTCCTGGTCCTGCCGCGCGCCCTCGCCCTGTGCCTGATGATGCCGCTGCTCGTGCTCTACGCCGACCTGGTCGGCATCGTCGGCGGCGCCGTCATCGGCGGCGGCATGCTGGGCATCAACCCGGAGGTCTACTTCCGGCGCGTGTTCGACGCGGTGCACGTCACCGACCTCGTCGGCGGCGTGTTCAAGGGATCCGTCTACGGCGTGCTGGTCGCCGTCGCCGGCTGTCTGCGCGGCATGCAGAGCGGCAGCAGCGCTTCCGCGGTGGGCGACGCCGCCACCTCGGCCGTCGTCACCGGCATCGTCCTCATCGTCGTCGCCTGCGGCCTGCTGGCGGTGGTCTTCTACGTGCTGGGGATCTGA
- the hpnJ gene encoding hopanoid biosynthesis associated radical SAM protein HpnJ — protein MMKTLFLNPPSYEGFDGGAGSRYQARREVRSFWYPTWLAQAAALVPDSTLIDAPADELTLDDVLRRSPGHELVVIHTSTPSVDQDAKTAAALKAALPGIRVGFVGAHTMVLPEDTLRGAPAVDFVTTGEFDYAVRDIAAGADYPEVRGIAYRAADGSIARTAPQPPITDLDAFPYVTDVYQKHLTIEHYYIGYLQHPYVSLYTGRGCRSRCTFCLWPQTIAGHAYRTRSPEHVIAEMAHAQKLFPQVKEFFFDDDTFTDDRPRAEAVARGLGRLGLTWSCNAKANVPYETLKVLKDNGLRLLLVGFESGNQHILNNIKKGTRIDRARQFMRDCHALGILVHGTFIVGLPGETRETIANTIAFAKDIDPYSLQVSLAAPYPGTELYAQAQAEGWLPVERAGGLVAEGIQQAVLSYDQLSSAEMHEALERFYRAYYLRPRPILRIVRDMLRDREVMKRRLREAREFFSFMAQRRQPPAAASAPLRDGAPAASH, from the coding sequence ATGATGAAGACGCTATTTCTCAATCCCCCGTCGTACGAGGGCTTCGACGGCGGGGCCGGGTCGCGTTACCAGGCGCGGCGCGAGGTGCGATCCTTCTGGTATCCGACCTGGCTGGCGCAGGCCGCGGCGCTGGTGCCGGACAGCACCCTGATCGACGCCCCGGCCGACGAGCTGACGCTGGACGACGTGCTGCGGCGCAGTCCCGGGCACGAGTTGGTCGTCATCCACACCTCCACTCCCTCGGTGGACCAGGACGCCAAGACCGCCGCGGCGCTCAAGGCCGCGCTGCCCGGCATCCGGGTCGGCTTCGTCGGCGCCCACACCATGGTGCTGCCGGAGGACACGCTGCGCGGCGCCCCGGCGGTCGATTTCGTCACCACCGGCGAGTTCGACTACGCGGTGCGCGACATCGCCGCCGGCGCCGACTACCCGGAGGTGCGCGGCATCGCCTACCGGGCCGCCGACGGGTCCATCGCCCGCACCGCGCCGCAGCCGCCGATCACCGATCTCGACGCCTTCCCGTACGTGACCGACGTCTACCAGAAGCACTTGACGATCGAGCATTACTACATCGGCTACCTGCAGCATCCGTACGTGTCGCTCTACACCGGACGCGGCTGCCGCAGCCGCTGCACCTTCTGCCTCTGGCCGCAGACCATCGCCGGCCACGCCTATCGGACGCGCAGCCCCGAGCACGTCATCGCCGAGATGGCGCACGCCCAGAAGCTGTTCCCGCAGGTGAAGGAGTTCTTCTTCGACGACGACACCTTCACCGACGACCGGCCGCGCGCCGAGGCGGTGGCGCGCGGGCTCGGCAGGCTGGGCCTCACCTGGTCGTGCAACGCCAAGGCCAACGTGCCGTACGAGACGCTGAAGGTGCTGAAGGACAACGGCCTGCGCCTGCTGCTGGTCGGCTTCGAGAGCGGCAACCAACACATCCTCAACAACATCAAGAAGGGCACGCGCATCGACCGCGCCCGCCAGTTCATGCGCGACTGCCACGCGCTCGGCATCCTGGTGCACGGCACGTTCATCGTCGGCCTGCCGGGCGAGACGCGCGAGACCATCGCCAACACCATCGCCTTCGCCAAGGACATCGATCCGTACAGCCTGCAGGTGTCGCTGGCGGCCCCGTACCCGGGCACGGAGCTCTACGCGCAGGCGCAGGCCGAGGGCTGGCTGCCGGTGGAGCGGGCCGGCGGACTGGTCGCGGAAGGCATCCAGCAGGCGGTGCTGAGCTACGATCAGCTCTCGAGCGCCGAGATGCACGAGGCGCTCGAGCGCTTCTACCGCGCCTACTACCTGCGGCCGCGGCCGATCCTGCGCATCGTGCGCGACATGCTGCGCGACCGCGAGGTGATGAAGCGCCGGTTGCGCGAGGCGCGCGAGTTCTTCTCCTTCATGGCCCAGCGCCGGCAGCCGCCGGCCGCGGCATCGGCGCCGCTGCGCGACGGTGCGCCGGCCGCCTCGCACTGA
- a CDS encoding TolC family protein, whose product MTPNRSPLVRRSRAAAGLAGALLLLLAARPGAAGEPPLTLAAAVAQALREAPDARIARLEAEQADDAAAAARSLYWPHASVTSQAGWSNRQNDTIDVEDPYNPNQIKRYPLSTLGSSEPWLGLYIDQVLFDLKQWRDVQRSELEAEAAAVGEAQQREGISAAVLDQYLEVVRLEACGERDQQRLRDAEWLDRQARSLLGAGRALPSEQEQVGLEVEQARLDAEEREAELAHARAVLAQLIGEEGEATTLRVDASSLPPVRTPATDNPEAALASSPELRILALRQRMEELTLDAARAGRYPTLAVRGGYFHYGTKRFNAFEQEVAVGVDLKIPVFDGFLASANVDRATKAAEAARLRYQAVQQQKRTRADELERRVRAAVQQQELAARRARISAERLRLADASLQGQRGSLGQALAARADAARDARAVVEAQIESVRAWAALQRERGHLAVALAGAEAASPQTARKR is encoded by the coding sequence ATGACGCCCAACCGATCGCCGCTGGTCCGGCGCTCCCGCGCCGCCGCTGGCCTCGCCGGCGCGCTGCTGCTGCTGCTGGCGGCGCGCCCCGGTGCCGCCGGGGAGCCGCCGCTGACCCTGGCGGCGGCGGTGGCGCAGGCGCTGCGCGAGGCGCCGGACGCGCGCATCGCCCGCCTCGAGGCCGAGCAGGCGGATGACGCCGCCGCCGCGGCGCGCAGCCTCTACTGGCCGCACGCCTCGGTGACCAGCCAGGCCGGCTGGTCGAACCGCCAGAACGACACCATCGACGTCGAGGACCCCTACAATCCGAACCAGATCAAACGCTATCCGCTGTCGACCCTGGGCTCGTCCGAACCCTGGTTGGGGCTGTACATCGACCAGGTGCTGTTCGATCTGAAGCAGTGGCGCGACGTCCAGCGCAGCGAGCTCGAGGCCGAGGCCGCCGCGGTGGGGGAGGCGCAGCAGCGCGAGGGCATCAGCGCCGCCGTCCTCGACCAGTACCTGGAGGTGGTGCGACTGGAGGCCTGCGGCGAGCGCGATCAGCAGCGACTGCGCGACGCCGAGTGGCTGGATCGCCAGGCGCGCTCGCTCCTCGGCGCCGGCCGGGCGCTCCCCAGCGAACAGGAGCAGGTGGGGCTCGAGGTCGAGCAGGCGCGGCTCGATGCCGAGGAGCGCGAGGCCGAGCTGGCGCACGCGCGCGCCGTCCTGGCGCAGTTGATCGGCGAGGAGGGCGAGGCGACGACCCTGCGGGTCGATGCCAGCAGCCTGCCGCCGGTGCGGACGCCGGCGACCGACAACCCCGAGGCGGCGCTGGCCAGCTCGCCGGAGCTGCGCATCCTGGCGCTTCGCCAGCGCATGGAGGAGCTGACGCTCGACGCCGCCCGCGCCGGACGCTATCCCACGCTGGCGGTGCGCGGCGGCTACTTCCATTACGGGACCAAGCGGTTCAACGCCTTCGAGCAGGAGGTCGCGGTGGGCGTCGACCTCAAGATCCCCGTGTTCGACGGCTTCCTGGCGTCGGCCAACGTCGACCGCGCGACCAAGGCCGCGGAGGCCGCCCGCCTGCGCTACCAGGCCGTGCAGCAGCAGAAGCGGACTCGCGCCGACGAGCTCGAGCGCCGCGTCCGCGCCGCCGTGCAGCAGCAGGAGCTGGCGGCGCGGCGGGCCAGGATCAGCGCCGAGCGGCTGCGGCTGGCCGATGCCAGCCTGCAGGGCCAGCGCGGCTCGCTCGGCCAGGCGCTGGCGGCGCGCGCCGACGCCGCGCGCGACGCCCGTGCGGTGGTCGAGGCGCAGATCGAGAGCGTCCGCGCCTGGGCGGCCCTGCAGCGCGAGCGCGGCCACCTGGCCGTCGCCCTCGCCGGCGCGGAGGCGGCGTCGCCGCAGACGGCGAGGAAGCGATGA
- a CDS encoding efflux RND transporter periplasmic adaptor subunit, whose protein sequence is MTTSWRRALWLVPLAIALLTARAWCGRTAAPAVQAVAARRAPLQVVVSSNGKVEPVDDIEVRARLDGRVVDIPDPGKVVAAGEVMVRFDDGPVTGQVAAAESERLAALESLRVARATAAERQDRLASDRDLQRQGALTRQVLAESERAAREAAAQVAYLERDVPLRVAALDTRIAELRAQREATVVRAPFAGTIYRTQAKKGELVHLGDPLLWLADLDHLRVRANVDQVDLGRVRPGQPMRVTANAFPGRAWSGTVSEVVPNVVVKESRSVSESLARLDPPTEGLVPGMTVDVEIVVAEDPNALQVPAEAVQAQGREAFVYRVDGRRLHKVPVRMGLTSVSAVAIADGLEEGALVVVGPSEGLVDGMKVTASRRDLQEAASATAPGSGG, encoded by the coding sequence ATGACGACGTCGTGGCGTCGCGCGCTGTGGCTGGTGCCGCTGGCGATCGCCCTGCTCACCGCGCGCGCCTGGTGCGGCCGCACCGCCGCGCCGGCGGTCCAGGCCGTCGCCGCGCGCCGGGCGCCGCTGCAGGTCGTCGTCTCGAGCAACGGCAAGGTCGAACCCGTGGACGACATCGAGGTGCGCGCCAGGCTCGACGGCCGGGTGGTGGACATTCCCGATCCGGGGAAGGTGGTCGCCGCCGGCGAGGTGATGGTGCGCTTCGACGACGGACCGGTGACCGGGCAGGTGGCGGCGGCGGAGTCGGAGCGCCTGGCGGCGCTCGAATCGCTGCGCGTCGCGCGCGCTACCGCCGCCGAGCGCCAGGATCGCCTGGCCAGCGATCGCGACCTGCAGCGCCAGGGGGCGCTGACGCGCCAGGTGCTGGCGGAGAGCGAGCGCGCGGCGCGCGAGGCGGCGGCGCAGGTCGCCTATCTGGAGCGCGACGTGCCGCTGCGCGTCGCGGCGCTCGACACCCGCATCGCCGAGCTGCGGGCGCAGCGGGAAGCGACGGTCGTGCGGGCACCGTTCGCCGGGACGATCTACCGGACGCAGGCGAAGAAGGGCGAGCTCGTCCATCTCGGCGATCCGCTGTTGTGGCTCGCCGACCTCGACCACCTGCGGGTGCGCGCCAACGTCGACCAGGTCGACCTCGGCCGCGTCCGCCCCGGGCAGCCGATGCGCGTGACCGCCAACGCCTTCCCGGGGCGCGCCTGGAGCGGCACGGTGAGCGAAGTGGTGCCGAACGTCGTGGTCAAGGAGAGCCGCTCGGTATCGGAGAGCCTGGCGCGCCTCGATCCGCCCACCGAGGGGCTGGTGCCGGGCATGACGGTGGACGTCGAGATCGTCGTCGCCGAGGACCCGAACGCCCTGCAGGTGCCCGCCGAGGCGGTGCAGGCGCAGGGGCGCGAGGCGTTCGTGTACCGCGTCGACGGCCGGCGCCTGCACAAGGTCCCGGTGCGTATGGGACTGACCAGCGTCTCGGCGGTGGCGATCGCCGACGGGCTCGAGGAGGGCGCCCTGGTGGTGGTCGGCCCCAGCGAGGGCCTGGTCGACGGCATGAAGGTCACCGCATCGCGCCGCGATCTGCAGGAGGCGGCGTCGGCGACCGCCCCCGGGAGCGGCGGATGA
- a CDS encoding ABC transporter ATP-binding protein has translation MPSPQRLPALAPLPGERADAATPLISLRGIAKTYQRDGAPVPALRGVDVDIHAGELTAIMGRSGSGKSTLLHILGLLDAEYEGRYVFDGELVSGLSPDQLSRRRNRKIGFVFQQFHLLPQLTILENAALPALYAGGRPRQCRAAARARLEQMGLGHRLDHRPGELSIGQRQRAAIARALVNEPRLILADEPTGALDSATAMEILSLLRELHRGGATVVLVTHDPEVGGAAERIIHIRDGTTDDGVA, from the coding sequence ATGCCATCGCCACAGCGCCTGCCGGCGCTGGCGCCGCTGCCCGGCGAGCGCGCCGACGCCGCGACGCCGCTCATCAGCCTGCGCGGCATCGCCAAGACCTATCAGCGCGACGGGGCTCCCGTGCCGGCGCTGCGCGGTGTCGATGTCGACATCCACGCCGGCGAGCTCACCGCGATCATGGGCCGCTCGGGGTCCGGGAAGTCGACCCTGCTGCACATCCTCGGCCTGCTCGATGCCGAGTACGAGGGCCGCTACGTCTTCGACGGCGAGCTGGTGTCCGGCCTCTCGCCGGATCAGCTCTCGCGCCGGCGCAATCGCAAGATCGGCTTCGTCTTCCAGCAGTTCCATCTCCTGCCGCAGCTCACCATCCTGGAGAACGCGGCCCTGCCGGCGCTCTACGCCGGCGGCCGGCCGCGGCAGTGCCGCGCGGCGGCGCGGGCGCGCCTCGAGCAGATGGGTCTCGGCCACCGTCTGGACCACCGCCCGGGCGAGCTGTCGATCGGCCAGCGGCAGCGCGCGGCGATCGCCCGGGCGCTGGTCAACGAACCGCGGCTGATTCTCGCCGACGAACCCACCGGCGCGCTCGACAGCGCGACCGCGATGGAGATCCTGTCGCTGCTCCGCGAGCTGCATCGCGGCGGCGCCACCGTGGTCCTGGTCACCCACGACCCGGAGGTCGGCGGCGCCGCCGAGCGCATCATCCACATCCGCGATGGAACGACCGACGACGGAGTGGCTTAG
- a CDS encoding ABC transporter permease codes for MERPTTEWLSLLLRFALDGLKGQRGRSLLTMLGMAIGTASVVAVVSIGLLGRDYVIGLIEGVGSNLVFAYGTGGGVNPEELEFEDVDAFRQRVPNVAFMAPVLNGNELISIRNQPESITVLGVTPEYAPVRNIVVQSGRFITAAEESGAAKVCVISKELALRKYGTVDVGEEWLRIFGLQFRVVGVYREGVESAAALQKSEAAGLVAIIPFSTFRNLSGVRFVDVVYFQAASPQAVPSVVAATSQVIAGRHRSLSSFKVESLDQYLVLVQRISDAVSLGLIAIAAVSLLVGGIGIMNIMLVTVTERTQDIGIRLALGAGRRDILIQFLIEASILSFAGGVAGTLIGAGVPLYLGFLYGVDVPVSGISVAVAFAVSVGVGLFFGLYPARKAAAMNIIDALGYT; via the coding sequence ATGGAACGACCGACGACGGAGTGGCTTAGCCTCCTGCTGCGCTTCGCGCTCGACGGGCTGAAGGGGCAGCGCGGGCGCTCGCTGCTCACCATGCTCGGCATGGCGATCGGCACCGCCAGCGTCGTCGCCGTGGTGTCGATCGGCCTGCTCGGGCGGGACTACGTCATCGGGCTGATCGAGGGCGTCGGCTCGAACCTGGTCTTCGCCTACGGCACCGGCGGCGGCGTCAATCCGGAGGAGCTGGAGTTCGAGGACGTCGATGCCTTTCGGCAGCGCGTGCCGAACGTCGCCTTCATGGCGCCGGTGCTCAACGGCAACGAGCTGATCTCGATCCGCAACCAGCCGGAGAGCATCACCGTGCTCGGGGTGACGCCGGAGTACGCGCCGGTGCGCAACATCGTCGTGCAGAGCGGCCGCTTCATCACCGCCGCGGAGGAGAGCGGCGCCGCGAAGGTGTGCGTCATCTCGAAGGAGCTGGCGCTCAGGAAGTACGGCACCGTCGACGTCGGCGAGGAGTGGCTGCGCATCTTCGGGTTGCAGTTCCGCGTCGTCGGCGTCTACCGCGAGGGCGTGGAGAGCGCCGCCGCGTTGCAGAAGAGCGAAGCGGCGGGCCTGGTGGCGATCATTCCGTTCTCCACCTTCCGCAACCTGTCGGGCGTGCGCTTCGTGGACGTCGTCTACTTCCAGGCCGCCAGCCCGCAGGCGGTGCCGTCGGTGGTGGCGGCGACGAGCCAGGTGATCGCCGGCCGCCATCGCTCGCTCAGCAGCTTCAAGGTCGAGTCGCTCGACCAGTACCTCGTGCTGGTGCAGCGCATCTCCGACGCCGTCAGCCTCGGCCTGATCGCGATCGCGGCCGTGTCGCTGCTGGTCGGCGGCATCGGCATCATGAACATCATGTTGGTGACCGTGACCGAGCGCACGCAGGACATCGGCATCCGCCTGGCGCTGGGCGCCGGGCGGCGCGACATCCTCATCCAGTTCCTGATCGAGGCGAGCATCCTGAGCTTCGCCGGCGGCGTCGCCGGCACGCTGATCGGCGCCGGCGTGCCGCTGTACCTGGGCTTCCTCTACGGCGTCGACGTGCCGGTGTCGGGGATCAGCGTCGCCGTTGCCTTCGCCGTCTCGGTCGGCGTCGGCCTCTTCTTCGGCCTCTACCCGGCCCGCAAGGCGGCGGCGATGAACATCATCGACGCGCTGGGCTACACGTGA
- a CDS encoding cytochrome P450, with the protein MTAIDALDVISNETYERHGYPHDAWARLRRESPVHRFAPPGVRPFWAITKHADIVAISKNPALFQNAPRLAVFPGLEPLDDGPPPARHLINMDPPEHGRFRRLISSHFAPRQLQRLSGSIEAIARDVLDQFAGDGGERSGDFVAGVSATFPLAVLCDLLGAPRADWPLLFQWTNETIGANDPEFQQQGESAVDTADRSRGELFRYFWQMIEARRRAPTDDIVSVLANARVDGAHVPEFELLSYCFLLVVAGNETTRNATSGGLLALIRNPDQLAKLQRDPALIDAATEEIVRWTSPVIQFCRTPLRDVELRGQHIPAGDHLCLFYPSANRDEEVFDEPFAFRVDRAPNPHLGFGIGEHFCLGANLARLELRTIFRQLLERLESIELAGEVARLRSSFVGGIKSMPVRYRLRPAG; encoded by the coding sequence GTGACCGCGATCGACGCGCTCGACGTCATCAGCAACGAGACCTACGAACGGCACGGCTACCCGCACGACGCCTGGGCGCGGCTGCGCCGCGAGTCGCCGGTCCACCGCTTCGCCCCGCCGGGCGTGCGCCCGTTCTGGGCGATCACCAAGCATGCCGACATCGTCGCCATCTCCAAAAACCCGGCGCTGTTCCAGAACGCGCCGCGGCTCGCGGTCTTTCCCGGCCTCGAGCCCCTCGACGACGGCCCGCCGCCGGCCCGCCATCTCATCAACATGGATCCGCCGGAGCACGGGCGCTTCCGCCGCCTGATCAGCAGCCACTTCGCGCCGCGCCAGTTGCAACGCCTGAGCGGGTCGATCGAGGCGATCGCGCGCGACGTGCTCGACCAGTTCGCCGGCGACGGCGGCGAGCGCAGCGGCGACTTCGTCGCCGGCGTCTCCGCCACCTTCCCGTTGGCCGTGCTCTGCGACCTCCTCGGGGCGCCGCGCGCCGACTGGCCGCTGCTCTTTCAGTGGACGAACGAGACCATCGGCGCCAACGATCCCGAGTTTCAGCAGCAGGGCGAGTCCGCGGTCGACACCGCCGACCGCTCGCGCGGCGAGCTCTTCCGCTACTTCTGGCAGATGATCGAGGCGCGGCGGCGCGCGCCGACGGACGACATCGTCAGCGTGCTCGCCAACGCCCGCGTCGACGGCGCCCACGTCCCCGAATTCGAGCTCCTCTCGTACTGCTTCCTGCTCGTCGTCGCCGGCAACGAGACCACCCGCAACGCCACCAGCGGCGGCCTGCTGGCGCTGATTCGCAATCCCGACCAGCTCGCGAAGCTGCAGCGCGACCCGGCGCTGATCGACGCCGCGACCGAGGAGATCGTGCGCTGGACCTCGCCGGTGATCCAGTTCTGTCGCACGCCGCTGCGCGACGTCGAATTGCGCGGCCAGCACATCCCCGCCGGCGACCACCTCTGCCTGTTCTATCCATCCGCCAATCGCGACGAGGAGGTGTTCGACGAGCCCTTCGCCTTCCGCGTCGATCGCGCCCCCAACCCGCACCTGGGCTTCGGCATCGGCGAGCACTTCTGCCTCGGCGCCAACCTCGCCCGCCTCGAGCTGCGCACCATCTTCCGGCAACTGCTCGAACGTCTGGAATCGATCGAGCTCGCCGGCGAGGTCGCCCGCCTGCGCTCCTCCTTCGTCGGCGGCATCAAATCGATGCCCGTGCGCTACCGCCTACGACCGGCGGGGTGA
- a CDS encoding GNAT family N-acetyltransferase, translating to MPSTVVIRAAAAADLTAVSALLIAQLREHGNAVPDVELAAAARGMLERPQRGRFLLAFDGDAAVGLAALSFLWTLERGGRAAWLDELYVLPARRGAGIGAALLAAALDLARAVGAHAVDLEIEAGHERVGSLYRRHGFAPLSRQRWALPLETPAAASAPPPSTLQGGGGCLDDEPPRHGGRGPAR from the coding sequence ATGCCTTCCACGGTGGTGATCCGCGCCGCCGCCGCCGCCGACCTGACGGCCGTGAGCGCGCTGCTCATCGCGCAGTTGCGCGAGCATGGCAACGCCGTGCCCGACGTCGAGCTCGCCGCCGCGGCGCGCGGCATGCTGGAGCGGCCGCAGCGCGGCCGCTTCCTGCTCGCCTTCGACGGCGATGCCGCGGTCGGCCTGGCGGCGCTGTCCTTTCTCTGGACGCTGGAACGGGGCGGGCGCGCCGCCTGGCTGGACGAGCTGTACGTCCTGCCGGCGCGGCGCGGCGCCGGGATCGGGGCGGCCCTGCTGGCGGCGGCCCTCGACCTCGCCCGCGCGGTCGGCGCCCACGCCGTCGACCTCGAGATCGAGGCCGGTCACGAGCGCGTCGGGTCGCTCTACCGGCGGCACGGCTTCGCGCCGCTGTCGCGACAACGCTGGGCGTTGCCGCTCGAGACGCCGGCCGCCGCCAGCGCGCCGCCGCCCTCGACGTTGCAGGGCGGCGGCGGCTGCCTGGACGACGAGCCGCCGCGCCACGGTGGCCGCGGTCCGGCGCGCTGA
- a CDS encoding DedA family protein: MELIHYLVDIFLHLDTHLNDLAVSLGPLLYVLLFLIVFAETGLVVTPFLPGDSLLFAIGALAAIDGSPIHVGFAIALLCIAAVLGDAVNYAIGYRIGPRVFTSETSRLLNKEHLVRTQRFYEKYGGKTIILARFMPIVRTFAPFVAGIGSMRYAHFAAYNILGGIVWVTAFTLAGFYFGNVPVVKRNFHFVIVAIIIISIIPPVLEFLRARRGSAEEL; this comes from the coding sequence ATGGAGCTCATCCACTACCTGGTCGACATCTTTCTCCACCTCGACACGCATCTGAACGATCTCGCGGTGTCCCTCGGGCCGCTGCTGTACGTGCTGCTCTTCCTGATCGTCTTCGCCGAGACCGGGCTGGTGGTGACGCCGTTCCTGCCGGGCGATTCGCTGCTCTTCGCGATCGGCGCCCTGGCGGCGATCGACGGCTCGCCGATCCACGTCGGCTTCGCGATCGCCTTGTTGTGCATCGCCGCGGTTCTCGGCGATGCCGTCAACTACGCCATCGGCTACCGCATCGGCCCACGGGTGTTCACCAGCGAGACCTCGCGCCTGCTCAACAAGGAGCACCTGGTGCGCACGCAGCGCTTCTACGAGAAGTACGGCGGCAAGACGATCATCCTCGCCCGCTTCATGCCGATCGTCCGCACCTTCGCTCCCTTCGTCGCCGGCATCGGCAGCATGCGCTACGCGCACTTCGCCGCCTACAACATCCTCGGCGGCATCGTCTGGGTGACGGCCTTCACCCTCGCCGGCTTCTACTTCGGCAACGTGCCGGTGGTGAAGCGCAACTTCCACTTCGTCATCGTCGCGATCATCATCATTTCGATCATCCCGCCGGTTCTCGAATTCCTGCGCGCCCGCCGCGGCTCGGCCGAGGAGCTGTGA